The genomic segment AATGCTGGAAACGATTTCAGAGATAAACAGAATTTCAGAAATGGACATTATTCCTACATTTTTAGGTGCTCACGAATTTCCAGAAGAATATAAAAACAATCCAGAAGAATACATAAGAATTTTAATTGATGAAATGCTACCGGAAGTTAAAAAGCGAAATCTTGCGGAATATTGTGATATTTTTTGTGAGAAACATGTTTTTAATGTTGAGCAATCCAGAAGAATTCTTTCAGAAGCGAAGAAATTGGGCTTTAAGATTCGTATGCATGCGGACGAACTGGAACCGATAGGTGGAGCGGAGCTCGCAGCAGAACTGGGAGCAATTTCCGCAGATCATCTCGTTGCAATTTCAGATAATGGAATTCAAAAGATGAAAGAAGTGGATGTAATTCCAATTTTGCTTCCGGCCACGACTTTCAGTTTGGGATTGAAAAAATATGCTCCAGCCAGAAAAATGATTGACTCTGGATTGCCAATTGCTCTTGCCACCGATTTTAATCCCGGTTCATCTCATTGCGACTCTATGCAGACTGTAATTAGTTTAGCTTGCATAGAAATGGGTTTACTGCCTTCTGAAGCCATTGTTGCATCTACGATTAATGCTGCTTATTCCTTAGAATTAGGGGACACAATTGGTTCAATAGAAGTCGGAAAGCAAGCAGATATTTTGATTTTGGATATGCCTTCATATAAATATCTTCCTTACCATCTTGGGAGTAATTGTGTGGATATGGTTATTAAAAAGGGGAGGGTTGTATTTAACAACTCTCAAGGATAAATCAGAGGAAGCTTAATGAAAAGTATTTACTGGATATGGGATTATGACATAGATGAAAGAACATTTATTGATATTTTGAATCATAAAAGGAATATTGGTAATTTAGACTATCTTTGGGCAACACAAAGATTGTTAGAATATGCTCGTTATCAAGATGTTATAAAATTCTTAGGCTTTTCTGAATTTGTAAAGAGATGGCCACTTATAAGAAACAGAATTAGGTCTAATAGCCGACGACGAGGATATGACTTTTTACTAAAATGGCTAACAGAGCTACATCCAGAGAAGTTCAATGGATAGAAATTTTTATTTCAACAAACTGTATCCTTTGCAGGATAATTTTCTTTCGGTTATACAAAAAATAGATCAAAAATTTTATCTAACCGGTAGAACAGTTGCATCAAGAGTTTACTTACATCATCGGTTTTCTGATGACCTTGATTTCTTTGTGAATGATAAACCAGAGTTTAAACTTTGGGTTGATAGGATTCTTGATGCAGTGGCAAAAAATAAAGAATGGCACTTAGATATTTCTTTGAGAGAAAACCGCTTTGCCAGATGTCTAATTGTGGAAAGAGGGATTGAATTGAAGATAGAATTTGTAAATGATGTGCCGTCTCATATCGGCCTTATAAGAAATCATCCAATTCTTGGTAGAATTGATAGTCCCGAAAATATATTGGCTAATAGAGTAACAGCAATTGTTGATAGAAACGAGCCAAAGGATGTTGTTGATGTTTGGGCATTCTGTACTAAAATGGGTCTATCATTATCTGAAGCACTAAAAAATGCTGGTAGTAAAGCTGCTGGAATATTTTCTCTTGATGTGGCTCGGATTTTATATTTAGCAGAGAACCATGATTTCTCTACAATTAAATGGATAAAAATACCTGACTTTGGCATTTTGATTCAAGATATAAAAAAGATTGTAGATAAATTAATTGAAATAACGGAGTAAAATTTTGCGTGAAATAAAATAATTACTGAGGTAGAGAGATGACTAAACACTACAAAAAATATGCAGTCTTAATTTTCCTATTGTGTTTAATTATACCAAATGGTATTTTGACTGCACAAACTATGCCTCAAAAAGAAGAGGTTTACTATAGCGTTTCTGTAGTTGGTGCGGTTGTGAATCCCGGAGTATATCACTTACTTCCAACGAGCAGAGTTTCTGAGGTTTTGCTTAAAGCAAATTACATAAGAGATACTCTTTTTGTTGATATT from the Candidatus Cloacimonadota bacterium genome contains:
- the hutI gene encoding imidazolonepropionase; translated protein: MQKADLIIKNANQLLTVKSGSSKIRTEMQNLGIIQNGAIAILEGEIEGVGTTKEITENFISENVIDATDKIVMPGFVDPHTHPIFVKTRENEFEMRIKGKSYKEISQSGGGIRSSVNDVRKASKAELVELGLKRINKMLEMGTTTIEAKSGYGLSTASEIKMLETISEINRISEMDIIPTFLGAHEFPEEYKNNPEEYIRILIDEMLPEVKKRNLAEYCDIFCEKHVFNVEQSRRILSEAKKLGFKIRMHADELEPIGGAELAAELGAISADHLVAISDNGIQKMKEVDVIPILLPATTFSLGLKKYAPARKMIDSGLPIALATDFNPGSSHCDSMQTVISLACIEMGLLPSEAIVASTINAAYSLELGDTIGSIEVGKQADILILDMPSYKYLPYHLGSNCVDMVIKKGRVVFNNSQG
- a CDS encoding nucleotidyl transferase AbiEii/AbiGii toxin family protein, translating into MDRNFYFNKLYPLQDNFLSVIQKIDQKFYLTGRTVASRVYLHHRFSDDLDFFVNDKPEFKLWVDRILDAVAKNKEWHLDISLRENRFARCLIVERGIELKIEFVNDVPSHIGLIRNHPILGRIDSPENILANRVTAIVDRNEPKDVVDVWAFCTKMGLSLSEALKNAGSKAAGIFSLDVARILYLAENHDFSTIKWIKIPDFGILIQDIKKIVDKLIEITE